From the Streptomonospora nanhaiensis genome, the window TGGGCGTCGCCCTCACCATGCTCGACACCCCCATCGCCGTCATCCTCGCCTACTACGCCGTCTACTTCGTCCTCGCCGTCCCCCTCATCGACGAGCGCTGGCGCATCGTCGCCGGATGCGCCGCCGCCCTCGCCCTCGCCGGCCCCCTCGCCTCCTTCTGGCTGCGCCGCATGATCGACCAAGGCCCCCTCCGCGACGCCGCGGCCGCCGTCAACACCTACGACCCCCTCGTCGCCCTCTCCGGCAGCGGCGTCATCGACCTCCTGCTCACCGGCTCCTACCCCGCCCTCACCTGGCTGCCCTACGTCCTGGCCGGCCTGGCCATCGGCCGCCTCGACCTGCGCTCCACACGCGTGCGCGCCGCCCTCACCGCCACCGGCACCGCCCTGGCCGCCCTCGCCTACACCGCCTCCTGGGCCGCCATGGACCTCATGGGCGGGCGCCAACGCCTCGACGCCACCTACAACGCCGCCGCCATGGCCGACCACGGCGGCCACCCCGACACCGCCTCCGCCTTCGCCACCGGATTCACCGGCACCATCCCCACCCACGACTGGGTATGGCTGCTCACCGCGCTCCCCCACAGCGGCACCCCCCTGGAGATCCTCGGCGCCGGCGGCACCGCCATCGCCGTCCTGGGCCTGTGCCTGCTCCTCGGCGACCTGCTGCGCATCGTCTGCTACCCCATCGCCGCCGTCGGCGCCCTCGCCCTCACCGTCTACGTCGCCCACGTCCTGCTGCTGTGGGCCGCCGAAACCGCCCTCCTCGACGCCACCCCCCTCGCCTTCCTCACCGCCGACCTGGCCGCCACCGTCCTGTGGGGCTCCCTCATCCTGTCCACCCTCTGGCGGCTCCTCCTGGGCCGCGGCCCCCTCGAACGCCCCCTCCACGCCATCTCCACCTGGGCCGCCACCCGCATCCCCTGACCCGCCCCACGCGATCTTCGCCACCACCGGCACGCCACACGTGAACCCCCCGCCCCCATCGGGAATGCTGGGCCACATGACCGCCAGCCCCCACCCCGCCACCACCGCGGCCGAGGCCGTCGAGGACTACCTCATCGCCCGCCAACCCGCCAAGCCCTCCCCCCACACCCTCGCCGCCTACCGCCGCGACCTCACCACCGTCCTGCGCCTGGCCGCACACACCCACAACACCCCACCCGACCAACTCCTCCTCACCGACCTCACCGCCCCCCTCCTGCGCCGCGCCTTCGCCGCCTTCGCCGCCGACCGCGCCCCCTCCAGCGTCGTCCGCGCCTGGTCCACCTGGAACGGGTTCTTCGGCCACCTCGTCGCCCAAGGCACCGTCGACGGCAACCCCATGCCCGCCGTCGACCGCCCCCGCCTCAAACCCCACCAGCCCAAACCCCTCATGGGCGAAGACACCCCCGAACAACTCCTCGCCGCCCTTGCCGCCGGATGCCGCCGCGCCCGCGACCCCTGGCCCCAGCGCGACTTCGCCGTCCTGGCCCTCGCCCTGCTCACCGGCCTGCGCTCCGCCGAAATGCTCAGCCTGCGCATCGACTCCATCTCCGGACGCCCCGGCGAACGCCGCATCCGCGTCCACGGCAAAGGCGGAACCACCCGATCCCTGCCCATCGAACCCCCTCTCGAAGCCCTCATCGACGACTACCTCGCCACCCGCACCCAGCGCTTCTCCACCCGACTGCGCGGCTCCGACCCCCTCCTCGTCGACAACCGCGGCAACGCCCTCCAACGCGGCGGCCTGCAATACCTCGTCCGCCAGTGCTACAAGCACGCCGGCATCCACGACCGCGTCGCCCGCGGCACCCTCGTCCACGCCCTGCGCCACACCTTCGCCACCCGACTGGCCGAAGACGGCGCCTCGGTCACCGAGATCATGCACCTGCTCGGCCACACCTCCATCACCTCCTCCCAGACCTACATCGACACCACCGCCGCCGCCCAGCGCGAAGCCGCCCGCGCCAACCGCACCTACACCGCCCTGCGCCGGCTCACCCAGCCCGCCGCCCCCACCCAGACCGACCCCGCCCTCCGCTGACCACCGCCCCACCGCCCCCATTGGCTACCCTTGCCGACGTGTCCGCGACGATGACGATCTCCACGGTCAACGTGAACGGGTTGCGCGCCGCCGCCAAGAAAGGCTTCACCGCCTGGCTGGCCGCCACCGACGCCGACGCCGTGTGCCTGCAGGAGACCCGGGCCACCCCCGACCAACTCCCCCCCGACCTCGCCGACCCGCCCGGCTGGCATCTCCTGCTCGCCCCCGCCGCCGACCGCGGCCGCGCCGGAGTCGCCCTCTACACCCGCCACCGGCCCCGCACCCACCGCATCGGATTCGACGCCCCCGAGTTCACCCACTCCGGCCGCTACCTCGAAGCCGACCTGGGCCCCCTCACCCTCGCCAGCCTCTACCTGCCCTCCGGCGACGCCGGAACCCCCCGCCAGGACGAGAAGCACCGGTTCATGGACGCCTTCCTGCCCTACCTGGCCCAGCGCGCCCGCGACCTCACCGCCCAGGGCCGCCACCTCCTGGTCTGCGGCGACTTCAACATCGCCCACCGCCAGGCCGACCTCAAAAACTGGCGCAACAACCGCACCCACTCCGGCTTCCTGCCCGCCGAACGCGCCTGGTTCGACCGCCTCCTCGACGAGGCCGGCTACGTCGACGTCGTCCGCGCCCTGCACCCCGACACCGACGGCCCCTACTCCTGGTGGTCCTACCGCGGCCGCGCCTTCGACAACGACACCGGATGGCGCATCGACTACCACCTGGCCACCCCCGCCCTGGCCGCCACCGCCGCCGCGGCCCGCGTGGAGCGCGCCCCCTCCTACGACCGGCGCTGGTCCGACCACGCCCCCGTCACCGTCACCTACGCGCCATGAGCACCGCCGACCCGCGCGCCGCCCGCGCCCCCGAACCCGCCGCCCAGCGCTCGGCCGCCGCCGAGGAGCCGCCCGAGCACCTGCCGATCGTGCTCGTCCACGGGCTGCGGATCTCGGCCAGCATGTGGCGGCCCCAACTGGAGGAGCTGACCCGCCAGGGGCGCCGCGCCATCGCCTGCGACCTGCCCGGCCACGGGACCCGGCGCGGCGAGTCCTTCACCCTGGGCAGCGCCGTGCAGGCGGTCGTCAACACCGTGGAGTCGCTGGGGCCGCGCGCCCTGGTGGTGGGGTTGAGCATGGGCGGGTTCGTCTCCATCGCCACCGCTGCGGCCATCCCCCACCGGGTGGCGGGGCTGGTGGCGGCCGGGTGCACCGCCCGGCCCGACCAGACCCTCAGTCAGGTGTACCGGATCCCCACCGCGCTGCTGGACCGGCTGCCCGACCGCGGCCAGTCCGTCAACGAGCGGTTCCACCGGCTCATGCTGCGCGGCGAGGGCGCCCAGGCCGTCCTGGACGGCGGGCTGGCCATGGAGGCCGCGCGCGACGCCATCGACGAGATCACCGACATGGACGTGCTGGGGGCGCTGGGGTCCTACCCGGGGCCGGTGTGGCTGGTCAACGGGTCGCGCGACCACTTCCGCATCCACGAGAAGCGGTTCCTGGACGCGTGCGCGGACGGGCGGCTGATCAACGTGCCGCGGGCCGGGCACATGGTGAATCTGGACCAGCCGGAGAACTTCACCAAGATCATCACCGACGCGGCTGATGTGGCGCTGCTGCGGCTGCGCCACGCCCGGGCGCGCCCGGTGCCGCCGGGGCGGCTGTCGCGCGGGACTCCCCCGCCGCCCGAGGCCGACGAGCGCTGAGCGCGGGTCGGGGGCGGCGGGTCGGCACCACCCGACCTAACCCCACCGGTCGGTATACTCGCGGTGAACCGCATCCCGCACCCGCCGCACCGACCGCGAGGCCGCCCATGCCCACCCCGCCCGCCGCGCGCCCTCTGACCCCGGCCGCGCGCCGCGTCCTGGACACCGCGCACGAGCTGTTCTACACGCGCGGCATCAACAGCGTCGGCATGGACCTGCTCGCCGAACGCGCCGGCATCACCAAGAAGACCGTCTACGACCGGTTCGGCTCCAAGGACGCCCTGGTCGTGGCCTACCTGACCGAACGCGACGAGCGGTGGCGGGCCTACCTCACCGGTCACCTGGCGGGGGTTGGCGGAGGGCGCGAGCGCATCCTCGCCACCTTCGACGCCCTGGGCGCCTGGCTGGCCGAGCACGGCACGCGCGGCTGCGCCATGGTCAACGCCTGCGCCGAACTGCCCGACGCCGACCACCCCGGCCGCCGGGTGGCGCGCGAGCAGAAGGAGTGGACCCGGGGGCTGTACCGGGACCTGGCCGCCGAGGCCGGTGCCGGCGACCCTGACGCGCTCGCCGAGGCTCTGCTGATCCTGCACGAGGGCGCCACGGTCGCGTTCACCGTGCTGGGCGCCCCCGAGGCCGCCCGCACCGCCCGCCGGGCCGCGGAGGCGCTGCTCCCCCAGGGCTGAGGGGCTGTCGCGGCCTCGCGGCAGAGCAGGCCCTCCGGTCCCACACCGATCGCCGCGATGGTGACTACGGTTCGAATTGATGAAGTTCCGCAGTGTGAGGACCGGTGGCGCTGGCGATGGTGGTTGGTTTTTGTTTTTTAGGGTTTTATTCTAAAACCGGCAGCTTTACGGCGTAGATTTGTAAATGCCTGAGACCGGTCACCGCTGACTCCGGCACGCGACCGGCCCCGCGACGCCTTCTGCCGGGCTCCCGTTCCCGCCCTTTGCCCGGGAGCCCCCCCCGCTCCCCCGGTGCGGCACCGAGCGGCGCGGGCGCCCTCTCCCCCGCCTCTCCATCCGCCGTAGGCACCTCCGGCACTGGAGGCGGTATCCCCCGCGCCGCGCTCCCCTGGCCCGCCGCGCCGACTTCCTCAGCGGCTAGAACACCCGGTGGTCGGCCAGGCCCGGCAGGTGCAGGGCGCGGCCGTCGGAGACGCGCCGCAGCGGGCCGATGCCCTGGTAGTAGGGCGTGATGGCCAGGTGCACCGCGGCCACGACGAGCGCCATGCCGCCCAAGATTGCCACGATCACCGAGGCGGGCACGGCCACCGGCGCCAGGAGCAGCGAGACCACCAGGAGGACGGCGCCGGCGCCCAGCCCCGCCAGACCCTGCAGGACGCGCCGGCGGCGCACTCCGGTGGACAGCTCGGCCAGGCTGCATACCTCGACGGTGAACTGCTCGCCGCAGGCGTGGCAGGTGAGGGGGTGGGTGGCCCAGCCGGTGGCCGGGCGGTCCACCTGGGTGGCCGAGGCGTTGGAGATGTCGTTGCCGCGGCCCGTGTGGGCCAGGCGCAGGGTGGCGGTCTGCGTGGGTCGAGGGGGCATCGTCGGGTGTCCTCCGTGTCAGGGGGATCCCCGCCGCGGGCGGTCCGCGGGGGGCGGGACCGGGGCAGGGCCAGCGTAGGGCGCCGCACACCGCCGGACCAACCCGCGCGCCTGGCGCGCCCGCGCCAACGCCTCATCAGGCGCAGGGCGGCGCGGAGGACGAGGTCGGCGGCCTCCTCGGGGGTGAGCACACCGGGGTGGACGCCCGCGCCGCCCTGCGACGCCCTGGTGCACGTGCCGCGCCTGAGTCCGGCCGAGGTCGACGCCGAGGCGGTGGCGCGGGCGCCGTAGGAGGTGCGGGTGCCGTTGGCGCGGTGGCGGAGGGCGGAGCAGATGTCCGGCAGTAAAGTCAAATAGCCGCCTTTACGGCGTAGATTCACAAATGGGACACGCCGGTCAGCGCGCGTCCGCGCCCGGGCGGATCAGGCCGCAGTCGTAAGCCGCCACGACCGCCTGGGTGCGGTCGCGCACCCCCAGCTTGGCCAGGATGTTGGAGACGTGCGTCTTGACCGTCTCCACCCCCACCACCAGCGCCGCCGCGATCTCGGCGTTGGACATCCCCCGGGCCATGAGCCGCAGCGTGGCCGCCTCGCGCTCGGTCAGGGTCTGGATGCGCCCCGCCTGGGGCCCCGGCTCCGGCGCCAGGGCCGCCGCCAGCCGGCGGATGGCCGCCGGGAACAGCACCGAGTCGCCCCGGGCCACCAGCCGCACCGCGTCGAGGATGTCCTCGGGCCGGCTGCGCTTGAGCAGGAACCCGCTGGCCCCCGCGCGCAGCGCGCCGTAGACGTAGTCGTCGTTCTCGAAGGTGGTCAGCACCACCACCGTGGGCGGGTCATCCAGCCGGCGCAGCAGCGCGCGAGTGGCCTCGATGCCGTCCAGGCCGGGCATGCGCACGTCCATCAGCACCACGTCGGGCCGGTGGCGGCGGGCCATGTCCACCACCCCGGCGCCGTCGGCCTCCTCGGCCACCACCTCAAGGTCGGGTTCGGCGGCGATGAGCGCGCGCAGCCCCGCGCGGATGAGGTCCTCGTCGTCGACCAGTGCGACCCGGATCATCGGGTGTCCTTCCAGGTGACGGCGGCGCGCAGCCGCCAGTGGCCGTCGTCGTCGGGGCCGGCCGACAGGGTGCCCCCCAGCAGCCGCAGCCGTTCGCGGGCGCCGCGCAGGCCCCGCCCGCCGCCGCGGCGCGGAGCGCGCGAGCGCGCGGGCGCGGGGTTGGCGACCTCCACCTCCAGGCTGCCCTCGGCGGCGCGCAGCCGCAGGGAGACGGGCACCTGTCCGCCGTGGCGCAGCGCGTTGGTGATGGCCTCCTGGCAGACGCGGTAGGCCTCGCGGGAAACCACGCCGGGCACCCGCGCCAGGTCGCCCTCGACCCGGGCCTCCAGGCGGGTGCCGGTGGCGCGGGTGGCCTCCAGCAGCCGCTCCAGATCGCCCAGGTCGCGCTGGGGCGTGGTGCCGGCGCGCTCCTCGCGCAGCAGCCCCAGCACGTGGTCGAGTTCGGCGGCGGCGGTGCGGGCCTGCTCGGCGATGGCCTCCAGCGCCGAGCGGGCGAAGGCGGGGTCGGCGTCGAGCACGCGCGCGGCGGCGCCGGCCTGCAGGGTCACCACCGACAGGGCGTGGCCGATGGAGTCGTGCAGCTCGCGGGCCAGGCGGTTGCGCTCGGCCAGGGCCTCCACGCGCTGCTGGGCGGCGGCCAGCCGCTCGGCGGGCGAGGGGCCCAGCAGCACCGGCGCCAGGCGCGCCATGCCCGCACCCGTCAGCGCCACCGCGTAGACCACGGCCGCCAGCACGGCGGCGCCCAGCAGCGGCGCCGCCCACAGGCGCCCGCCCGCCACCGGGGGGCCGCCCAGCAGCCGCGCCCCCATGGGCATCAGCTGCTCGGGCTGGGCGGCCAGCGGCGCCATCGCCAGGCCCGCCGCCTCGGTGAGCCCGACCATGGTGCCCAGGCACACGGCGAAGCCGACAACCAGGTGGACCAGCAGCCACAGGCCGGTGCGCACGCGGCCGCGCCAGGTGGCGGGCTCGCCCGCCTGGTGGTCGGCCATGGGCCCGCCCAGCAGGGCGCGCGCCAGGTGGCCCTCCATGGTGCGCACCCCGGGGATCCAGGCGGTGGCGACCACGGCGGCCAGCGCCAGGGGCAGGCCCAGCACCAGCGAGGTCATTCCGGCGTCCTGGGGGTCCATGAGCGCCGTACCGCCGGTGAGCAGCAGGGACACCAGCACCGCGGCGGCCACGGCGTAGGGCAGCAGCACCACCCCGCCCAGGACGAGGTGGGCCCAGCGCGCGTAGGTCGCCGTGCTCAGCAGGGGTGCGGCCAGGCGCCGCGGCAGGTCCACGCGACGATCCTGCCACGCCGGCGCGGCGCGCCGCCTCCCCCGGCCGGGGGAGGCGGCGGGTGGCGCCCCTCCCCCGCGCCCGGGCGCCGGCGCCCGGCGGCGGGGTGCGCGTACGCACCAGGAGTGGGAGCCGATACCCTCGGTGGCCGTGACCGCCGACCAGACACCCGCACCCGCGCCCACCCGCACCGCCGGACTCGCCCACACGCTGCGCCGACGCCACATGGCGATGATCGCCATCGGCGGTTCGGTGGGCGCCGGGCTGTTCATCGGCTCGGGCGCGGTGATCAACGCCGCCGGCCCCGCCGCGATCCTGTCCTACGCCCTTGCCGGGGCCCTGGTGCTGCTGACGCTGCGCGCCCTGGGCGAGATGGTGGTGGCCCGCCCGGCCGCCGGTTCCTTCTCCGACTACGCGCGCATGGCGCTGGGCCCGCGGGCGGGGTTCTGCATCGGGTGGCTGTACTGGTGGATGTACAGCGTGCTGGTGGCCGCCGAGGCGGTGGCCGGCGCGGCCACCCTGGCCGGGTGGGTGCCGCTGCCCGGGTGGCTGCTGTCGCTGCTCCTGCTGCTGGTGATGACCGGGGCCAACCTGGTGTCGGCGCGGGCGTTCGGTGAGACCGAGTCGCTGTTCTCGCTGATCAAGGTCGCCACCATCGTGGCTTTTCTGATCATGGGCGGGCTGTTCGCCCTGGGCATGTGGCCCGGCGCCGAGGGGTCCACCGTGGACAACCTGTGGGCCCACGGCGGGTTCGCCCCCAACGGCTGGGGCGCGGTGCTGGCCGCCACCGTGGTCGTGCTGTTCTCCTTCGGCGGGGTGGAGATCGTGACCATCGCCGCGGGCGAGAGCGCCGAGCCCGAGCGCAACGTCGCGCGCGCCGCCACCAACGTGCTCTGGCGCATCGCCCTGTTCTACGTCGCCTCCATCCTGGTGGTGGTGGTCGTGCTGCCCTGGGACACTGCCGAGGTGCTGGAGAGCCCGTTCGTGTCGGTGATGCAGGAGGTCGGGGTCCCCGGCGCGCCGCTGATCATGGAGGTCGTGGTGTTCGTGGCCGTGCTCAGCGTCCTCAACGCCGCCCTCTACACCTCCTCGCGGATGCTGCACGTGCTCACCCGCCAGGGCGACGCTCCGCGCGGGCTTTCCACGGTGGGCCGGCGCGGGGTGCCCACGCGCGCGATCCTGCTGGGCACCGCCGTGGGCTACGCCTCGGTCATCGGCAACTACGTGTGGCCCACGACCGTGTTCCCGTTCCTGGTGGCCTCCATCGGCGCGATCCTGCTCGTCCTGTTCATCACGATCGTGGTCTCCCAGCTGGTGCTGGGGCGCCGGCTGCGCCGCCAGGAGCCCGAGCGGCTGACCTTCCGCATGTGGGGGTTCCCCTACGTGAGCTGGGCGGTGCTGGCGGGGCTGCTGTCGGTGATGGCGGCCATGGCGCTGCTGCCCGAGCAGCGGCTGCCGCTGGCCGCCACGCTGGGGGCCCTGGCGGTGACGCTGGTGGCCTATGAGCTGCGCCGGCGCCTGGGCCGCACGCCGGTCACCCGCGAGCCCCTGGGCACCGGCGCGCCCGCCGAGTCGGCCGGCTCAGCCGCGGACGGCGCCGGCGGAGGCGCCGCCCCGGCCGGCGGGGCCTGAGCCCTGGTCGGGCGGGGCCGGGGCGGGGGCGGGCACGGCCCGCTGGGCCACGAACGCCCCCGCCACCACGATGACGGCGCCCAGCGCCTGGGGCGGGGTGAGCGCCTCGCCCAGCAGCAGCCAGGCCAGCACGATGGCGGTGACCACCTCCAGGTAGGCCACCGCGCCGGCCACCATCGGCGTCAGCCGGCGGATGGCCCCCACCCCGGTGGCATAGGCCAGTGCGGTGGTCACCAGCGCCAGCCACACCACGCAGGCCGCGGCCGGGACGGTCGCCCCGGCCACCTCCACCGATCCGGCCAGCCGCTGCCAGGGCAGGGTCCAGGGCGCGGCCACGGCGCTGATGAGCACCGCCCCGATGAGGGCGCCGTAGGCGACCACCGCCATGGGGTCCACGTCGTCGCCGGCGGCGTCGCCCAGCAGGAAGTACGCGGCCTGGCAGACCATCGCGCCCAGCGCCAGCAGCAGGCCCGCGGCGTCCAGGCGCACCCCGGCCCAGACCTCCAGCAGGCAGGACAGACCGCCTACGGCCAGCACCACGCCCACCACGGCGGCGCGCGAGACGGGGCGGCGCCGCACGAGGCGCACCCAGGCCAGGACCAGCACCGGGCCCAGGAACTCGATCAGCAGCGCCACGCCCACCGGGATGCGGTTGATGGCGGCGAAGTAGAACGCCTGCACCCCGGCCATGGGCAGGGCGCCGAAGGCCAGCAGCAGGGCGGGGTGGGTGCGCAGCACCCGGCGGTGGCGCACGGCCAGCGGTACCAGCAGCAGCGCCGCGCCGGCCACGCGCAGCCAGGTGACGTGGAGGGGGTCCAGGCCCGCCTCCAGCAGCGGGCGGGCCACCGGGCCCGAGCCGCCGAAGCACAGGGCCGAGGCCACGGCCAGGGCCAGGCCCGAGGCGCGGCGGCGCGCCCGTGCCTCACCCATGGCAGGACGCGCCGGCAGCCGGTGATCCGACCGGTGGGGGGAGCGGGGACATGGCCGAGAGCATAGCCCCGGCGCCCCAGGCGCCCAGAAGGCGGCCCGGGGTGCCCGGGCCGTGGAGGCGGGGGGTAGATTCTGCGGGCGTGCGACCTCGCGTTGAATGCGGCCCCCACCCTCCCGGGGTCGTCCCCATCCCCGACGACGGCCGGCGCCACCTGGGCCGGATGGAGACCGTGCTGCACCGCCAGTGGGCGGCCGGCACCCGCCCCCACCCCACCGTCATCGGCCACATCGACGCTTTGGCCAACCTGCCCTTCCACATCGCCGACCGGGTGATCGACGAGGTCGAGGGCATCTACGTGGGCGAGGGGTCGGTGGTGGACCTGGACGGGCTGGGCCACCTGCGGGGGCGGCCCACCGACCCCGACGACCCCGCCTCGCGCACCTTCGACCGCTTCACCGGCATCTACCGCTACGGCGTCGTCGCCATCGGCGGGCGCCCGCACCAGTCGGTGTCGCTGGTGCTGCACGAGGTGGGGCACGTGCTGGACGTGGCCGACCGCATGATGTCGGAGACGCGGGAGTGGCGCGACCTGCACCGGGCGTGCCTGCCGCTGCTCAAGGCGGCCTACTGGCACAAGCGCGACGAGTGGTGGGCCGAGGCGTTCGCGCTGACCGCCGCGCACAAGGAGCACCTGCTGGTCTCGCACCTGGCCGGAGACGTCTCTCTGGCCTACGCTGTGATGGAGTACTTCGAGTACAACTACGGGGTGACACAGTGAGCGGCGTCTACGCCATCCGCTACCCGGACGGCACCATCCACGTCCCCGCGTCCTTCGCCGACCCCGCCGGCCCGGTGATCGCCTGCGGCATGGACGTGCTGTCCCCCGGCGACCCCGGCTACGACTTCTACGCCGCCCACGCCGTCTCCGCCGAGGAGTACGAGGAGCACCGCCGCGACGACCCCGCGGAGTCGGCGCGGCTGCGCGCGGAGTTCCGCAAGTGGTACGAGGCCCGGCACGGCCGCCGCTC encodes:
- a CDS encoding heparan-alpha-glucosaminide N-acetyltransferase domain-containing protein, producing the protein MSNSTSTSPGDRAADDTPPHGHSPADQDVPTAAPLPPAPGATTPHNTAPPPAQPRPQPPPRRTTPTRTPPATTPTRPAPPRLHGIDLARGLAVLGMFVIHVGIGWTLADGTNPLTDLVSGRAAALFALLAGVSIALISGGSTPATGHTMGIALWRVLIRGLAMLPLGVALTMLDTPIAVILAYYAVYFVLAVPLIDERWRIVAGCAAALALAGPLASFWLRRMIDQGPLRDAAAAVNTYDPLVALSGSGVIDLLLTGSYPALTWLPYVLAGLAIGRLDLRSTRVRAALTATGTALAALAYTASWAAMDLMGGRQRLDATYNAAAMADHGGHPDTASAFATGFTGTIPTHDWVWLLTALPHSGTPLEILGAGGTAIAVLGLCLLLGDLLRIVCYPIAAVGALALTVYVAHVLLLWAAETALLDATPLAFLTADLAATVLWGSLILSTLWRLLLGRGPLERPLHAISTWAATRIP
- a CDS encoding tyrosine-type recombinase/integrase, translated to MTASPHPATTAAEAVEDYLIARQPAKPSPHTLAAYRRDLTTVLRLAAHTHNTPPDQLLLTDLTAPLLRRAFAAFAADRAPSSVVRAWSTWNGFFGHLVAQGTVDGNPMPAVDRPRLKPHQPKPLMGEDTPEQLLAALAAGCRRARDPWPQRDFAVLALALLTGLRSAEMLSLRIDSISGRPGERRIRVHGKGGTTRSLPIEPPLEALIDDYLATRTQRFSTRLRGSDPLLVDNRGNALQRGGLQYLVRQCYKHAGIHDRVARGTLVHALRHTFATRLAEDGASVTEIMHLLGHTSITSSQTYIDTTAAAQREAARANRTYTALRRLTQPAAPTQTDPALR
- a CDS encoding exodeoxyribonuclease III, with protein sequence MTISTVNVNGLRAAAKKGFTAWLAATDADAVCLQETRATPDQLPPDLADPPGWHLLLAPAADRGRAGVALYTRHRPRTHRIGFDAPEFTHSGRYLEADLGPLTLASLYLPSGDAGTPRQDEKHRFMDAFLPYLAQRARDLTAQGRHLLVCGDFNIAHRQADLKNWRNNRTHSGFLPAERAWFDRLLDEAGYVDVVRALHPDTDGPYSWWSYRGRAFDNDTGWRIDYHLATPALAATAAAARVERAPSYDRRWSDHAPVTVTYAP
- a CDS encoding alpha/beta fold hydrolase, with the translated sequence MWRPQLEELTRQGRRAIACDLPGHGTRRGESFTLGSAVQAVVNTVESLGPRALVVGLSMGGFVSIATAAAIPHRVAGLVAAGCTARPDQTLSQVYRIPTALLDRLPDRGQSVNERFHRLMLRGEGAQAVLDGGLAMEAARDAIDEITDMDVLGALGSYPGPVWLVNGSRDHFRIHEKRFLDACADGRLINVPRAGHMVNLDQPENFTKIITDAADVALLRLRHARARPVPPGRLSRGTPPPPEADER
- a CDS encoding TetR/AcrR family transcriptional regulator; protein product: MPTPPAARPLTPAARRVLDTAHELFYTRGINSVGMDLLAERAGITKKTVYDRFGSKDALVVAYLTERDERWRAYLTGHLAGVGGGRERILATFDALGAWLAEHGTRGCAMVNACAELPDADHPGRRVAREQKEWTRGLYRDLAAEAGAGDPDALAEALLILHEGATVAFTVLGAPEAARTARRAAEALLPQG
- a CDS encoding response regulator — encoded protein: MIRVALVDDEDLIRAGLRALIAAEPDLEVVAEEADGAGVVDMARRHRPDVVLMDVRMPGLDGIEATRALLRRLDDPPTVVVLTTFENDDYVYGALRAGASGFLLKRSRPEDILDAVRLVARGDSVLFPAAIRRLAAALAPEPGPQAGRIQTLTEREAATLRLMARGMSNAEIAAALVVGVETVKTHVSNILAKLGVRDRTQAVVAAYDCGLIRPGADAR
- a CDS encoding histidine kinase encodes the protein MDLPRRLAAPLLSTATYARWAHLVLGGVVLLPYAVAAAVLVSLLLTGGTALMDPQDAGMTSLVLGLPLALAAVVATAWIPGVRTMEGHLARALLGGPMADHQAGEPATWRGRVRTGLWLLVHLVVGFAVCLGTMVGLTEAAGLAMAPLAAQPEQLMPMGARLLGGPPVAGGRLWAAPLLGAAVLAAVVYAVALTGAGMARLAPVLLGPSPAERLAAAQQRVEALAERNRLARELHDSIGHALSVVTLQAGAAARVLDADPAFARSALEAIAEQARTAAAELDHVLGLLREERAGTTPQRDLGDLERLLEATRATGTRLEARVEGDLARVPGVVSREAYRVCQEAITNALRHGGQVPVSLRLRAAEGSLEVEVANPAPARSRAPRRGGGRGLRGARERLRLLGGTLSAGPDDDGHWRLRAAVTWKDTR
- a CDS encoding amino acid permease — translated: MAMIAIGGSVGAGLFIGSGAVINAAGPAAILSYALAGALVLLTLRALGEMVVARPAAGSFSDYARMALGPRAGFCIGWLYWWMYSVLVAAEAVAGAATLAGWVPLPGWLLSLLLLLVMTGANLVSARAFGETESLFSLIKVATIVAFLIMGGLFALGMWPGAEGSTVDNLWAHGGFAPNGWGAVLAATVVVLFSFGGVEIVTIAAGESAEPERNVARAATNVLWRIALFYVASILVVVVVLPWDTAEVLESPFVSVMQEVGVPGAPLIMEVVVFVAVLSVLNAALYTSSRMLHVLTRQGDAPRGLSTVGRRGVPTRAILLGTAVGYASVIGNYVWPTTVFPFLVASIGAILLVLFITIVVSQLVLGRRLRRQEPERLTFRMWGFPYVSWAVLAGLLSVMAAMALLPEQRLPLAATLGALAVTLVAYELRRRLGRTPVTREPLGTGAPAESAGSAADGAGGGAAPAGGA
- a CDS encoding EamA family transporter, whose translation is MGEARARRRASGLALAVASALCFGGSGPVARPLLEAGLDPLHVTWLRVAGAALLLVPLAVRHRRVLRTHPALLLAFGALPMAGVQAFYFAAINRIPVGVALLIEFLGPVLVLAWVRLVRRRPVSRAAVVGVVLAVGGLSCLLEVWAGVRLDAAGLLLALGAMVCQAAYFLLGDAAGDDVDPMAVVAYGALIGAVLISAVAAPWTLPWQRLAGSVEVAGATVPAAACVVWLALVTTALAYATGVGAIRRLTPMVAGAVAYLEVVTAIVLAWLLLGEALTPPQALGAVIVVAGAFVAQRAVPAPAPAPPDQGSGPAGRGGASAGAVRG
- a CDS encoding anthrax toxin lethal factor-related metalloendopeptidase; amino-acid sequence: MRPRVECGPHPPGVVPIPDDGRRHLGRMETVLHRQWAAGTRPHPTVIGHIDALANLPFHIADRVIDEVEGIYVGEGSVVDLDGLGHLRGRPTDPDDPASRTFDRFTGIYRYGVVAIGGRPHQSVSLVLHEVGHVLDVADRMMSETREWRDLHRACLPLLKAAYWHKRDEWWAEAFALTAAHKEHLLVSHLAGDVSLAYAVMEYFEYNYGVTQ